One Tachysurus vachellii isolate PV-2020 chromosome 8, HZAU_Pvac_v1, whole genome shotgun sequence genomic window carries:
- the LOC132849918 gene encoding zinc-binding protein A33-like, which yields MASKFPEEDFSCSVCCDIFKDPVLMSCSHSVCKVCLQQFWETKGSRECPVCRRKSSMSDPPISLALKNLCETFLQERSQRSSSGSETICSLHSEKLKLFCLDDQQPVCLVCRDSRKHTNHKFCPIDEAATDFKEKLKTALKPLQEKLKILKDCKLNWNQTAEHIKIQAQHTEHQIKEQFEKLHQFLQDEEAVRIAALREEEEQKSQMMKEKIEKLSRDISSLSDTIRDIEEEMSTEDVLFLQNHKATVKRAQCTLQHPEELSGALIHVAKHLANLKFRVWEKMQDTVQYTPVTLDPNTVHPKLIVSDDLTSVRFSDERQKLPDNPERFDNCLSILGSEGFNSGTHCWDVEVGDCTVWYVGVMTESAQRKENIFSRSGIWCVGYYGGEYGGRTTPQTFTLLSVEQKLQRIRVKLDWDRGKLSFSDPLTNTHIHTFTHTFTDKLLPYISVIGSIKILPVQCSVSVNQIS from the exons atggcttCTAAGTTCCCAGAGGAGGATTTCTCCTGTTCTGTGTGCTGTGACATCTTCAAGGACCCTGTTTTAATGAGCTGcagtcacagtgtgtgtaaagtgtgtttgcAGCAGTTCTGGGAGACCAAAGGATCCAGAGAATGTCCTGTTTGTAGGAGGAAGTCATCTATGAGTGATCCTCCCATAAGTCTGGCCTTAAAGAACCTGTGTGAGACTTTTTTACAGGAGAGAAGTCAGAGATCTTCATCAGGGTCTGAAACAATCTGCAGTCTGCACAGTGAGAAACTCAAACTCTTCTGTCTGGATGATCAACAGccggtgtgtttggtgtgtcgGGATTCAAGAAAACACACCAACCACAAATTCTGCCCCATTGACGAGGCAGCAACAGActttaag GAGAAGCTCAAAACTGCACTGAAGCCCCTACAGGAAAAACTGAAGATCCTTAAAGACTGTAAACTGAACTGGAATCAGACTGCAGAACATATAAAG ATTCAGGCCCAACACACAGAGCATCAGATTAAGGAGCAGTTTGAGAAACTTCACCAGTTTCTACAAGATGAAGAGGCAGTCAGGATTGCTGcactgagagaggaagaggagcagaagagtcagatgatgaaggagaagattgagaagctgagcagAGACATATCATCTCTTTCAGACACAATCAGAGACATAGAAGAGGAAATGAGCACTGAAGACGTTTTGTTCTTACAA AACCACAAGGCCACAGTGAAAAG AGCCCAGTGCACACTGCAGCATCCAGAGGAGCTTTCAGGAGCACTGATCCATGTGGCAAAACATCTGGCCAACCTGAAGTTCAGAGTCTGGGAGAAGATGCAGGACACTGTCCAATACA caccTGTAACTCTGGACCCCAACACTGTTCATCCTAAACTCATTGTATCTGATGATCTGACCAGTGTGAGATTCAGTGATGAGAGACAGAAACTTCCTGAtaatccagagagatttgataACTGTTTGTCTATCCTGGGCTCTGAGGGCTTTAACTCAGGGACACACTGCTGGGATGTTGAAGTCGGAGACTGTACAGTCTGGTATGTGGGTGTGATGACAGAATCTGCTCAGAGGAAGGAGAATATATTCTCCAGAAGTGGAATCTGGTGTGTGGGGTATTATGGTGGTGAATACGGAGGACGTACTACACCACAGACATTCACTCTCCTCTCAGTAGAACAGAAACTACAGAGGATCAGAGTGAAACTGGACTgggacagaggaaagctgtcatTCTCCGACcctctcactaacacacacatacacactttcacacacacatttactgatAAATTACTGCCATATATAAGCGTTATTGGTTCTATAAAGATCCTCCCAGTTCAGTGCTCTGTAAGtgtgaatcagatcagttag
- the LOC132849921 gene encoding E3 ubiquitin-protein ligase TRIM35-like produces the protein MASKFSEEDFSCSVCCEIFKDPVVLHCSHSVCKVCLQQFWETKGSRECPVCRRKSSMSDPPISLALKNLCETLLQERSQRSSSGSETVCSLHSEKLKLFCLDDQQMVCLVCRDSRKHTNHKFCPIDEAATDCKEELKTALKPLQEKLKIFTDCKLNWSQTAEHIKIQAQQTVCQIKEQFEKLHQFLQDEEAVRIAALREEEEQKSQMMKEKIEKLSRDISSLSDTIRDIEEGMRAEDILFLQNYKATVKRAQCTLQHPEELSGALIHVAKHLANLKFRVWEKMQDTVQYTPVTLDPNTVYPTLIVSDDLTSVRLSNEKQKLPDNPERFDQCRCILGSEGFNSGTHCWDVDVGDCTDWVVGVMKESLQRKGGMITRSGIWYVRYYKGEYKACFTPQTLTPLSVEQKIQRIRVKLDWDRGKLSFSDPLTNTHIHTFTHTFTDKLLPYLCVFAKQCPLKILPLQCSVRVDQIS, from the exons atggcttCTAAGTTTTCAGAGGAGGATTTCTCCTGTTCTGTGTGCTGTGAAATCTTCAAGGATCCTGTTGTTCTGCACTGcagtcacagtgtgtgtaaagtgtgtttgcAGCAGTTCTGGGAGACCAAAGGATCCAGAGAATGTCCTGTTTGTAGGAGGAAGTCATCTATGAGTGATCCTCCCATAAGTCTGGCCTTAAAGAACCTGTGTGAGACTTTATTACAGGAGAGAAGTCAGAGATCTTCATCAGGGTCTGAAACAGTCTGCAGTCTGCACAGTGAGAAACTCAAACTTTTCTGTCTGGATGATCAACAgatggtgtgtttggtgtgtcgGGATTCAAGAAAACACACCAACCACAAATTCTGCCCCATTGACGAGGCAGCAACTGACTGTAAG gAGGAGCTCAAAACTGCACTGAAGCCCCTACAGGAGAAACTAAAGATCTTTACAGACTGTAAACTGAACTGGAGTCAGACTGCAGAACATATAAAG ATTCAGGCCCAACAGACAGTGTGTCAGATTAAGGAACAGTTTGAGAAACTTCACCAGTTTCTACAAGATGAAGAGGCAGTCAGGATCGCTGcactgagagaggaagaggagcagaagagtcagatgatgaaggagaagattgagaagctgagcagAGACATATCATCTCTTTCAGACACAATCAGAGACATAGAAGAGGGGATGAGAGCTGAAGACATCCTGTTCTTACAA aactacaaggcCACAGTGAAAAG AGCCCAGTGCACACTGCAGCATCCAGAGGAGCTTTCAGGAGCACTGATCCATGTGGCAAAACATCTGGCCAACCTGAAGTTCAGAGTCTGGGAGAAGATGCAGGACACTGTCCAATACA cacCTGTAACTCTGGACCCCAACACTGTTTATCCTACACTCATTGTATCTGATGATCTGACCAGTGTGAGACTCAGTAATGAGAAACAGAAACTTCCTGATAATCCAGAGAGGTTTGATCAATGCCGCTGTATCTTGGGCTCAGAGGGCTTTAACTCAGGGACACACTGCTGGGATGTTGATGTTGGAGACTGTACAGACTGGGTTGTGGGTGTGATGAAAGAGTCTCTTCAGAGGAAGGGGGGGATGATCACCAGAAGTGGAATCTGGTATGTGCGGTATTATAAAGGTGAATATAAAGCATGTTTTACACCACAGACATTGACTCCCCTCTCAGTAGAACAGAAAATCCAGAGGATCAGAGTGAAACTGGACTgggacagaggaaagctgtcatTCTCCGACcctctcactaacacacacatacacactttcacacacacatttactgatAAATTACTGCCATATCTATGTGTTTTTGCTAAACAATGTCCTCTAAAGATCCTCCCACTTCAGTGCTCTGTAAGAGTGGATCAGATCAGTTAG